In one Balaenoptera musculus isolate JJ_BM4_2016_0621 chromosome 20, mBalMus1.pri.v3, whole genome shotgun sequence genomic region, the following are encoded:
- the ANKRD40 gene encoding ankyrin repeat domain-containing protein 40 isoform X1, whose translation MSALLEQKEQQERLREAAALGDIREVQKLVESGVDVNSQNEVNGWTCLHWACKRNHGQVVSYLLKSGADKEILTTKGEMPVQLTSRREIRKIMGVEDDDDDRDDLPQLKKESELPFVPNYLANPAFPFIYTPGSEDSAQLQNGGPSTPPASPPADGSPPLLPPGEPPLLGAFPRDHTSLALVQNGDVSAPPAILRTPESTKPGPVCQPPVSQSRSLFSSVPSKPPMSLEPQNGTYAGPAPAFQPFFFTGAFPFNMQELVLKVRIQNPSLRENDFIEIELDRQELTYQELLRVSCCELGVNPDQVEKIRKLPNTLVRKDKDVARLQDFQELELVLMISENNFLFRNAASTLTERPCYNRRASKLTY comes from the exons ATGAGCGCTCTCCTGGAGCAGAAGGAGCAGCAGGAGAGGCTGCGGGAGGCCGCGGCCTTGGGGGACATTCGGGAGGTGCAGAAACTGGTGGAGAGCGGGGTGGATGTGAACTCCCAAAATGAGGTCAACGGCTG GACCTGTTTACACTGGGCATGTAAACGCAATCATGGTCAAGTGGTTTCTTACTTGTTAAAATCAGGCGCTGACAAAGAGATTCTTACCACAAAGGGAGAAATGCCAGTCCAATTAACATCAAGGAGAGAAATTAGGAAGATTATGGGAG tggaagatgatgatgatgaccgTGACGACCTCCCCCAGCTGAAGAAGGAGTCAGAGCTGCCCTTTGTTCCGAACTATTTGGCCAACCCAGCCTTCCCTTTCATCTATACCCCTGGGTCGGAGGATTCAGCCCAGCTGCAGAATGGGGGCCCCTCCACACCTCCTGCATCACCCCCTGCAGATGGCTCGCCTCCATTGCTGCCCCCTGGGGAACCTCCCCTGCTTGGGGCCTTTCCACGGGACCACACCTCTTTGGCACTGGTTCAGAATGGGGATGTGTCTGCCCCACCTGCCATACTGAGAACACCAGAAAGCACAAAACCGGGTCCTGTTTGTCAGCCACCGGTGAGTCAGAGTCGCTCCCTGTTCTCTTCTGTCCCGTCCAAGCCACCAATGTCTCTGGAGCCTCAAAATGGGACGTATGCAGGACCAGCGCCAGCATTCCAGCCATTTTTCTTCACCGGAGCATTTCCATTTAATATGCAAG AGCTGGTACTCAAGGTGAGGATTCAGAACCCATCTCTTCGAGAAAATGATTTCATTGAAATTGAACTGGACCGACAGGAGCTCACCTACCAAGAATTGCTCAGAGTGAGTTGCTGTGAGCTGGGTGTTAATCCTGATCAAGTGGAGAAGATCAGAAAGTTACCCAATACTCTGGTAAGAAAG GACAAAGATGTTGCTCGACTCCAAGATTTCCAAGAGCTGGAACTGGTTCTAATgataagtgaaaataattttctgttcagAAATGCTGCATCCACACTGACTGAAAGGCCTTGCTACAACAGGAGAGCTTCAAAACTGACTTACTAA
- the ANKRD40 gene encoding ankyrin repeat domain-containing protein 40 isoform X2 produces MSALLEQKEQQERLREAAALGDIREVQKLVESGVDVNSQNEVNGWTCLHWACKRNHGQVVSYLLKSGADKEILTTKGEMPVQLTSRREIRKIMGVEDDDDDRDDLPQLKKESELPFVPNYLANPAFPFIYTPGSEDSAQLQNGGPSTPPASPPADGSPPLLPPGEPPLLGAFPRDHTSLALVQNGDVSAPPAILRTPESTKPGPVCQPPVSQSRSLFSSVPSKPPMSLEPQNGTYAGPAPAFQPFFFTGAFPFNMQELVLKVRIQNPSLRENDFIEIELDRQELTYQELLRVSCCELGVNPDQVEKIRKLPNTLDKDVARLQDFQELELVLMISENNFLFRNAASTLTERPCYNRRASKLTY; encoded by the exons ATGAGCGCTCTCCTGGAGCAGAAGGAGCAGCAGGAGAGGCTGCGGGAGGCCGCGGCCTTGGGGGACATTCGGGAGGTGCAGAAACTGGTGGAGAGCGGGGTGGATGTGAACTCCCAAAATGAGGTCAACGGCTG GACCTGTTTACACTGGGCATGTAAACGCAATCATGGTCAAGTGGTTTCTTACTTGTTAAAATCAGGCGCTGACAAAGAGATTCTTACCACAAAGGGAGAAATGCCAGTCCAATTAACATCAAGGAGAGAAATTAGGAAGATTATGGGAG tggaagatgatgatgatgaccgTGACGACCTCCCCCAGCTGAAGAAGGAGTCAGAGCTGCCCTTTGTTCCGAACTATTTGGCCAACCCAGCCTTCCCTTTCATCTATACCCCTGGGTCGGAGGATTCAGCCCAGCTGCAGAATGGGGGCCCCTCCACACCTCCTGCATCACCCCCTGCAGATGGCTCGCCTCCATTGCTGCCCCCTGGGGAACCTCCCCTGCTTGGGGCCTTTCCACGGGACCACACCTCTTTGGCACTGGTTCAGAATGGGGATGTGTCTGCCCCACCTGCCATACTGAGAACACCAGAAAGCACAAAACCGGGTCCTGTTTGTCAGCCACCGGTGAGTCAGAGTCGCTCCCTGTTCTCTTCTGTCCCGTCCAAGCCACCAATGTCTCTGGAGCCTCAAAATGGGACGTATGCAGGACCAGCGCCAGCATTCCAGCCATTTTTCTTCACCGGAGCATTTCCATTTAATATGCAAG AGCTGGTACTCAAGGTGAGGATTCAGAACCCATCTCTTCGAGAAAATGATTTCATTGAAATTGAACTGGACCGACAGGAGCTCACCTACCAAGAATTGCTCAGAGTGAGTTGCTGTGAGCTGGGTGTTAATCCTGATCAAGTGGAGAAGATCAGAAAGTTACCCAATACTCTG GACAAAGATGTTGCTCGACTCCAAGATTTCCAAGAGCTGGAACTGGTTCTAATgataagtgaaaataattttctgttcagAAATGCTGCATCCACACTGACTGAAAGGCCTTGCTACAACAGGAGAGCTTCAAAACTGACTTACTAA